In Methylomagnum ishizawai, one DNA window encodes the following:
- a CDS encoding ROK family protein: MENNNIRFGIDLGGTKIELIALAPEDGAELWRRRAPTPQGDYRGILQVVADLVVEAERALSAEGTVGIGTPGALSRASGRLKNSNSVCLNGQPIVEDLQRLLGRPVRIANDADCFALSEATDGAAAGAEVVFGVILGTGVGGGIVVRGRPLNGPNAIAGEWGHNPLPWPTAEELPGPVCYCGRRGCIETFLSGPGLARDYARHAGAALAGPEIVARAATGDAVCEAALLRYEERLARALAHVINLLDPDAVVLGGGLSNCARLYANVPKLWGRYVFSDRVDTRLVAPRHGDSSGVRGAAWLW; this comes from the coding sequence ATGGAAAACAACAATATACGTTTTGGAATCGACCTTGGCGGCACCAAGATCGAACTCATCGCCCTGGCCCCGGAGGACGGAGCGGAGCTTTGGCGTCGTCGCGCCCCTACGCCCCAGGGCGATTACCGGGGCATTTTGCAGGTTGTCGCCGATTTGGTGGTGGAGGCCGAGCGGGCGTTGTCCGCCGAAGGCACGGTGGGTATCGGCACGCCGGGGGCGCTGTCCCGCGCCAGCGGACGGCTCAAGAATTCCAACTCGGTCTGCCTGAACGGCCAACCCATCGTCGAGGATTTGCAGCGGCTGTTGGGAAGGCCGGTACGCATCGCCAACGACGCCGATTGCTTCGCCCTGTCGGAGGCCACCGACGGCGCGGCGGCGGGGGCGGAAGTGGTGTTCGGGGTGATCCTGGGGACCGGCGTGGGCGGTGGGATCGTCGTGCGGGGCCGGCCCTTGAACGGTCCCAACGCCATCGCCGGGGAATGGGGTCACAACCCCTTGCCCTGGCCCACGGCGGAGGAGTTGCCGGGGCCGGTCTGCTATTGCGGGCGGCGGGGTTGTATCGAGACCTTCCTGTCGGGACCGGGCTTGGCCCGCGATTACGCGCGCCACGCGGGCGCGGCCCTGGCCGGGCCGGAGATCGTGGCCCGCGCCGCGACGGGCGACGCGGTTTGCGAAGCCGCCCTGCTGCGCTACGAGGAGCGGCTGGCGCGGGCCTTGGCCCATGTCATCAACCTCCTGGACCCGGACGCGGTGGTCTTGGGCGGGGGTTTGTCGAATTGCGCCCGGCTCTATGCCAACGTGCCCAAGCTGTGGGGGCGCTATGTGTTCTCAGACCGGGTCGATACCCGCTTGGTCGCGCCGCGCCACGGCGATTCCAGCGGGGTGCGCGGCGCGGCGTGGTTGTGGTGA
- a CDS encoding pirin family protein: MATLNPPIPTDTVQRSRRIEQRIAGQATSDGAGVKLVRVVDRALHRRLDPFLMLDAFGTDRPEDYIAGFPDHPHRGFETITYMIAGRMRHRDSAGHEGLLENGGVQWMTAGRGVIHSEMPEQEQGAMEGFQLWLNLPARDKLAEPWYRDFPNAAIPQFTTADGVTVRVIAGESQGVAGAVRREVTEPLILDLHLPAGSRHAQSLPAAANAFLYTYRGEVAVGGGAVPAGQLAIFANSATADGVVIEAARDSRVLLVAGQPLGEPIVQYGPFVMNTQAEIEQALRDFRSGRLGTAA, from the coding sequence ATGGCTACCCTGAACCCGCCCATCCCCACCGATACCGTGCAACGCTCCCGCCGGATCGAACAACGCATCGCCGGCCAGGCCACTTCCGACGGCGCGGGCGTGAAACTGGTCCGGGTGGTGGACCGCGCCCTGCACCGGCGGCTCGACCCCTTCCTGATGCTGGACGCCTTCGGCACCGACCGGCCCGAGGATTACATCGCCGGTTTCCCCGACCACCCGCACCGGGGCTTCGAAACCATCACCTACATGATCGCCGGGCGTATGCGCCACCGCGACAGCGCGGGCCACGAAGGCTTACTGGAAAACGGCGGGGTGCAGTGGATGACGGCGGGCCGGGGCGTGATCCATTCCGAGATGCCCGAACAGGAACAGGGCGCGATGGAAGGTTTCCAGCTTTGGCTCAACCTCCCGGCGCGGGACAAACTGGCCGAACCCTGGTACCGGGATTTCCCCAACGCCGCGATTCCCCAGTTCACCACCGCCGATGGCGTGACCGTGCGGGTCATCGCCGGGGAGAGCCAGGGCGTGGCGGGCGCGGTGCGGCGCGAGGTCACGGAGCCTTTGATCCTCGACCTGCATTTGCCCGCCGGCAGCCGCCACGCCCAAAGCCTACCCGCCGCCGCCAACGCCTTCCTCTACACCTACCGGGGCGAGGTCGCGGTCGGGGGCGGCGCGGTCCCGGCGGGGCAACTGGCGATCTTCGCCAATAGCGCGACCGCCGATGGCGTCGTCATCGAGGCGGCGCGGGATAGCCGGGTGTTGCTGGTCGCCGGGCAACCCCTGGGCGAACCCATCGTCCAATACGGTCCTTTCGTGATGAACACCCAGGCCGAGATCGAGCAAGCCCTGCGCGATTTCCGCTCGGGGCGGCTCGGAACCGCAGCTTGA